A section of the Parasteatoda tepidariorum isolate YZ-2023 chromosome 6, CAS_Ptep_4.0, whole genome shotgun sequence genome encodes:
- the LOC139425913 gene encoding dentin sialophosphoprotein-like, with translation MRSFQVKTLLILILWAFCYINVFCRPTENCNCSNKISNINSNEDVCQCGGLSSNSNQTDDSSESGRYELDGSINKLDDEKDNNEDIKEGDKVDDLKDNETGDSKNDDEKINSNDSGERIKKDISDDNERSQEDKSDDNESSQEDKSEDNESSQEDKSDDNESSQELKSDEDENNEEDKSDDNESSQEDKSDDNESSQEDKSDDNESSQEEKSDDDESSQEEKSDDNENNEEDKSDDNESSQEEKSDDNESSQEEKSYTNDSSQEHKNNGDKSSQENKKEMKVRREKFYLYIHQKKIIA, from the coding sequence gTCAAAACTCTATTGATTTTGATTCTCTGGgctttttgttatattaatgTGTTTTGCCGTCCAACTGAAAACTGTAactgttcaaataaaatatcaaatattaattctaatgaGGATGTATGCCAATGTGGAGGTTTATCTAGTAACAGTAATCAAACGGATGATAGCAGTGAAAGTGGTCGATATGAACTTGATGGAAGTATAAATAAACTGGATGATGAAAAGGATAACAATGAAGACATAAAGGAGGGCGATAAGGTAGATGATCTTAAAGATAATGAAACAGGAGATTCAAAAAATGATGACGAGAAGATCAACTCTAATGACTCAGGcgaaagaattaaaaaggaTATAAGTGATGATAACGAAAGAAGCCAAGAGGATAAAAGTGACGATAATGAAAGTAGTCAAGAGGATAAAAGTGAAGATAATGAAAGTAGTCAAGAGGATAAAAGTGATGATAACGAAAGTAGTCAAGAGCTTAAAAGTGATGAAGACGAAAATAATGAAGAGGATAAAAGTGATGATAATGAAAGTAGTCAAGAGGATAAAAGTGACGATAATGAAAGTAGTCAAGAGGATAAAAGTGATGATAACGAAAGTAGTCAAGAGGAAAAAAGTGATGATGACGAAAGTAGTCAAGAGGAAAAAAGTGATGATAACGAAAATAATGAAGAGGATAAAAGTGATGATAATGAAAGTAGTCAAGAGGAAAAAAGTGATGATAACGAAAGTAGTCAAGAGGAAAAAAGTTATACTAACGACAGCAGCCAAGAGCATAAAAATAATGGTGACAAAAGTAGTCAAgagaataaaaaggaaatgaaagtgaggagagaaaagttttacttatatatccaccaaaagaaaataattgcttag